A single genomic interval of Calypte anna isolate BGI_N300 chromosome 3, bCalAnn1_v1.p, whole genome shotgun sequence harbors:
- the GREM2 gene encoding gremlin-2 isoform X1, which translates to MSQQRMIWKFALSVFLMAALVRVTDTRKNRPAGAIPSPYKDSSSNHSERRQQLNKEVLASSQEALVVTERKYLKSDWCKTQPLRQTVSEEGCISRTIINRFCYGQCNSFYIPRHVKKEEESFQSCAFCKPHKVTSSTVQLECPELDPPFRLKKIQKVKQCRCMSVNLNNSGKL; encoded by the exons ATGTCACAACAGAG GATGATTTGGAAATTCGCCCTCTCCGTGTTCCTGATGGCAGCCCTGGTTCGAGTGACAGACACCAGGAAAAACCGCCCCGCAGGCGCCATTCCCTCCCCTTacaaagacagcagcagcaaccactCGGAGCggaggcagcagctgaacaAGGAGGTGTTGGCTTCCAGCCAGGAGGCCCTGGTGGTCACCGAAAGGAAGTACCTCAAGAGCGACTGGTGCAAGACGCAGCCCCTGCGGCAGACTGTCAGCGAGGAGGGCTGCATCAGCCGCACCATCATCAATCGGTTCTGCTATGGGCAGTGCAACTCCTTCTACATCCCCCGGCACGTCAAAAAGGAGGAGGAGTCCTTCCAGTCCTGCGCTTTCTGCAAGCCGCACAAGGTCACCTCTTCCACCGTGCAGCTGGAGTGCCCCGAGCTGGACCCTCCTTTCCGACTCAAGAAAATCCAGAAGGTCAAGCAGTGCCGGTGCATGTCTGTGAATCTGAACAACTCCGGCAAACTGTGA
- the GREM2 gene encoding gremlin-2 isoform X2 has translation MMIWKFALSVFLMAALVRVTDTRKNRPAGAIPSPYKDSSSNHSERRQQLNKEVLASSQEALVVTERKYLKSDWCKTQPLRQTVSEEGCISRTIINRFCYGQCNSFYIPRHVKKEEESFQSCAFCKPHKVTSSTVQLECPELDPPFRLKKIQKVKQCRCMSVNLNNSGKL, from the exons at GATGATTTGGAAATTCGCCCTCTCCGTGTTCCTGATGGCAGCCCTGGTTCGAGTGACAGACACCAGGAAAAACCGCCCCGCAGGCGCCATTCCCTCCCCTTacaaagacagcagcagcaaccactCGGAGCggaggcagcagctgaacaAGGAGGTGTTGGCTTCCAGCCAGGAGGCCCTGGTGGTCACCGAAAGGAAGTACCTCAAGAGCGACTGGTGCAAGACGCAGCCCCTGCGGCAGACTGTCAGCGAGGAGGGCTGCATCAGCCGCACCATCATCAATCGGTTCTGCTATGGGCAGTGCAACTCCTTCTACATCCCCCGGCACGTCAAAAAGGAGGAGGAGTCCTTCCAGTCCTGCGCTTTCTGCAAGCCGCACAAGGTCACCTCTTCCACCGTGCAGCTGGAGTGCCCCGAGCTGGACCCTCCTTTCCGACTCAAGAAAATCCAGAAGGTCAAGCAGTGCCGGTGCATGTCTGTGAATCTGAACAACTCCGGCAAACTGTGA
- the GREM2 gene encoding gremlin-2 isoform X3 translates to MIWKFALSVFLMAALVRVTDTRKNRPAGAIPSPYKDSSSNHSERRQQLNKEVLASSQEALVVTERKYLKSDWCKTQPLRQTVSEEGCISRTIINRFCYGQCNSFYIPRHVKKEEESFQSCAFCKPHKVTSSTVQLECPELDPPFRLKKIQKVKQCRCMSVNLNNSGKL, encoded by the coding sequence ATGATTTGGAAATTCGCCCTCTCCGTGTTCCTGATGGCAGCCCTGGTTCGAGTGACAGACACCAGGAAAAACCGCCCCGCAGGCGCCATTCCCTCCCCTTacaaagacagcagcagcaaccactCGGAGCggaggcagcagctgaacaAGGAGGTGTTGGCTTCCAGCCAGGAGGCCCTGGTGGTCACCGAAAGGAAGTACCTCAAGAGCGACTGGTGCAAGACGCAGCCCCTGCGGCAGACTGTCAGCGAGGAGGGCTGCATCAGCCGCACCATCATCAATCGGTTCTGCTATGGGCAGTGCAACTCCTTCTACATCCCCCGGCACGTCAAAAAGGAGGAGGAGTCCTTCCAGTCCTGCGCTTTCTGCAAGCCGCACAAGGTCACCTCTTCCACCGTGCAGCTGGAGTGCCCCGAGCTGGACCCTCCTTTCCGACTCAAGAAAATCCAGAAGGTCAAGCAGTGCCGGTGCATGTCTGTGAATCTGAACAACTCCGGCAAACTGTGA